One genomic region from Ruegeria sp. TM1040 encodes:
- a CDS encoding pyridoxal phosphate-dependent decarboxylase family protein — translation MNWTDFASWGRKVADWAQDYHLTVGERPVRAQTKPGDMLTALPETPPEQGEGMETIFADFEEKVMPGITHWQHPRFFAYFASNAAAPSVLAEFLTSAIAPQCMLWQTSPAATEMETRMMDWLRQSLGLPSEFRGVIQDSASSATLAAVLTMRERALNWQGNQQGLAGQPTLRIYCSSEVHTSVDRAIWVAGIGQANLVRVPIKGDWRGMDPAALETAIQSDKAAGLQPAGVILCVGGTGTGATDPIADCIKVAQNHGLYTHVDAAWAGSAMICPEFRAYWPGIEGADSIVFNPHKWLGAQFDCSAHFLKNADDLVRTLAISPEYLKTHGHDGIINYSEWSVPLGRRFRALKIWFLIRTYGLEGLRQRIRNHVAWSRQLHDALAQEPDFEIVTPPMWSLWTFRYAPDGATDLDALNLELVNRINDDGRIYLTQTRVDGVLVIRFQAGAFETTEADIMLAHDVITEIARGLT, via the coding sequence ATGAACTGGACCGATTTTGCATCCTGGGGCCGCAAGGTCGCCGATTGGGCGCAGGACTATCACCTCACCGTGGGCGAGCGCCCGGTGCGCGCGCAGACCAAACCCGGTGATATGCTGACCGCCCTGCCCGAAACACCGCCGGAACAGGGCGAGGGGATGGAGACGATCTTTGCCGATTTTGAGGAAAAGGTGATGCCCGGCATCACCCATTGGCAGCACCCGCGCTTCTTTGCCTATTTCGCCTCCAACGCCGCCGCGCCCTCGGTGCTGGCGGAATTCCTGACCTCCGCCATCGCGCCGCAATGTATGCTCTGGCAGACCTCTCCGGCGGCGACCGAGATGGAGACCCGGATGATGGACTGGCTGCGCCAATCCCTTGGCCTGCCGAGCGAATTTCGCGGCGTCATTCAGGACAGCGCCTCTTCGGCGACCCTTGCTGCGGTGCTCACCATGCGCGAACGGGCCTTGAACTGGCAGGGCAATCAACAGGGGCTCGCGGGCCAGCCGACCTTGCGGATCTATTGTTCGTCCGAGGTGCACACCTCGGTGGACCGTGCGATCTGGGTTGCGGGCATCGGTCAGGCCAACCTCGTGCGCGTACCCATCAAGGGCGACTGGCGCGGCATGGATCCCGCAGCGCTTGAGACTGCGATCCAGTCGGACAAGGCCGCAGGCCTTCAACCCGCTGGCGTCATCCTCTGTGTGGGCGGCACCGGCACCGGCGCCACGGACCCCATCGCGGACTGCATCAAGGTGGCGCAGAATCATGGGCTTTATACCCATGTGGACGCGGCATGGGCCGGTTCCGCGATGATCTGCCCGGAGTTCCGCGCGTATTGGCCGGGCATTGAGGGCGCAGACAGCATCGTTTTCAATCCGCATAAATGGCTCGGCGCGCAGTTTGATTGCTCGGCGCATTTCCTTAAGAACGCGGACGATCTGGTGCGCACCCTCGCCATCAGCCCGGAATACCTCAAGACCCACGGTCACGACGGCATCATCAACTATTCCGAATGGTCGGTCCCCCTGGGCCGCCGCTTCCGCGCGCTAAAGATCTGGTTCCTGATCCGCACCTATGGCCTTGAAGGATTGCGCCAACGCATCCGCAATCACGTTGCATGGTCGCGCCAGCTTCACGACGCGCTTGCGCAAGAGCCGGATTTTGAAATCGTCACCCCGCCGATGTGGTCGCTCTGGACCTTCCGCTACGCGCCTGATGGGGCCACGGATCTCGATGCGCTGAACCTCGAACTCGTGAACAGGATCAACGACGACGGCCGCATCTACCTCACCCAGACCCGCGTGGACGGCGTGCTGGTGATCCGGTTTCAGGCGGGCGCGTTTGAAACCACCGAGGCTGACATCATGCTCGCCCATGATGTGATCACAGAAATCGCAAGAGGACTGACCTGA
- a CDS encoding DUF4139 domain-containing protein, translating into MRFVLSSVLVGAAALLSTTALAETFTAASRVSAVTVYPSEALMTRTAEVTLPAGRHRIIITGMPFVDEVETLQVTHPGVRRVGLYLRESFPVLEETATPEQATAEARVAEIEDQIDALRQTAEEARLAAQGAEAAIAFLSALNRGEGAALPDPDQLRALVSTVREETSEARETILRAKAQERGFQRQMKDLEAELARAQAELRALSQQDEEQMFLALDVEADEEVTVPLSLSYPNDAVSWGPSYAFNLQTGTSPEVTLRRDVMIQQATGEDWVDVALRVSTSTPDQRINPHDLRPNRRWIEDEQQAKQRFTSESRVMSAAEPIVEAPIIVEDTGASFGVVASEAGVSYSFDVPVSLRSGAELAYLTLPDVTFEAEVFAQAVPRRDPTAFRIARIVNTSGEELLASSTTRYFVDGDLVGSGHFAGLTPDAELDLGFGPIDGLRLKRDLLDQSEGGRGVISRSNQRDMVAEIEVENLTGQDWPLRVLDLVPFSDQEDLEITWSATPAPSEENVDKQRGILAWDLDVSAGKTRTISLKTRLSWPEGMVLR; encoded by the coding sequence ATGCGCTTTGTTCTCTCTTCTGTCCTTGTTGGGGCTGCGGCCCTGTTGTCCACGACCGCATTGGCGGAGACCTTCACCGCCGCAAGCCGCGTCAGCGCGGTGACCGTCTATCCCAGCGAGGCATTGATGACCCGCACCGCCGAAGTGACGCTGCCCGCAGGCCGTCACCGGATCATCATCACGGGAATGCCCTTTGTGGATGAGGTGGAAACCCTGCAGGTGACGCATCCCGGCGTGCGCCGGGTCGGGCTGTATCTGCGCGAGAGTTTTCCGGTTCTCGAGGAGACCGCGACCCCCGAACAGGCCACGGCTGAGGCTCGGGTGGCGGAGATTGAGGACCAGATAGATGCGCTGCGCCAGACCGCAGAGGAGGCGCGACTGGCGGCGCAGGGCGCCGAGGCAGCGATCGCCTTTCTGAGTGCCCTTAACCGGGGCGAGGGAGCGGCACTGCCCGACCCCGATCAGTTGCGCGCACTGGTGAGCACGGTGCGCGAGGAAACCTCCGAGGCACGCGAGACCATTTTGCGGGCCAAAGCGCAGGAGCGCGGGTTTCAGCGCCAGATGAAGGATCTCGAGGCCGAGCTGGCCCGGGCGCAGGCGGAGCTTCGGGCGCTGTCGCAGCAGGATGAAGAACAGATGTTCCTCGCACTGGATGTCGAGGCGGATGAAGAAGTGACGGTACCGCTCAGCCTAAGCTACCCCAATGATGCGGTGTCATGGGGGCCGTCTTATGCGTTCAATCTGCAAACAGGCACCTCGCCAGAGGTCACTTTGCGCCGGGATGTGATGATCCAGCAGGCCACTGGCGAGGATTGGGTGGATGTGGCGCTGCGGGTCTCGACCTCGACCCCGGATCAGAGGATCAACCCACATGACCTGCGTCCCAATCGGCGTTGGATCGAGGACGAGCAACAGGCCAAACAGCGTTTCACCTCAGAAAGCCGGGTGATGAGCGCCGCCGAGCCGATCGTCGAGGCCCCGATCATCGTCGAGGACACAGGTGCCTCCTTTGGTGTCGTCGCCAGCGAGGCAGGGGTTTCTTACAGCTTTGATGTGCCTGTCAGCCTGCGCTCGGGGGCGGAGTTGGCCTATCTCACCCTGCCGGATGTCACGTTTGAGGCTGAGGTCTTTGCCCAGGCCGTGCCACGCCGCGATCCGACCGCCTTTCGCATTGCGCGCATCGTGAACACCAGTGGCGAGGAGCTGTTGGCAAGTTCGACCACGCGCTATTTTGTTGATGGCGACCTTGTTGGATCTGGGCATTTCGCGGGGCTCACGCCCGACGCCGAGCTCGATCTGGGTTTTGGCCCGATTGATGGCCTGCGCCTCAAACGGGACCTTCTGGATCAGAGCGAAGGTGGGCGCGGCGTGATCTCGCGCAGCAACCAGCGCGATATGGTGGCCGAGATCGAGGTGGAGAACCTGACCGGTCAGGACTGGCCGCTGCGCGTTCTTGATCTGGTGCCCTTCAGCGATCAGGAGGATCTGGAGATCACATGGTCTGCAACGCCCGCGCCCTCCGAGGAAAACGTCGACAAACAGCGCGGAATCCTCGCCTGGGATCTCGATGTGTCGGCAGGAAAGACGCGCACCATCAGCCTCAAGACCCGCCTGAGCTGGCCTGAGGGCATGGTCCTGCGCTGA
- the hpaH gene encoding 2-oxo-hept-4-ene-1,7-dioate hydratase — translation MTPDQHAEAAAQLLRAEETRQQCGLLSLAYPGMTLEDAYAVQKALVTQKLAQGRRKIGWKIGLTSRAMQQALNITTPDSGVLLDDMVFENASTVPEGRFIQPRVEAEIAFVMKAPLAGRDCTHDDILKATEYVAPSLEILDTRILRADPATGQARIITDTISDNAANAGIVMGKAKHAIDAFDLRRVGAILKRDGVVEETGLGAGVLDDPVTSVLWLARRMADYGQQIEAGDIVLSGSFIRPVECPPGTQIHADFADFGSVEISFS, via the coding sequence ATGACGCCGGATCAACACGCCGAGGCCGCCGCCCAGCTGCTGCGCGCCGAGGAAACACGCCAGCAATGCGGGCTCTTGTCGCTCGCCTATCCGGGCATGACACTGGAGGATGCCTATGCGGTGCAAAAGGCGCTGGTGACGCAGAAACTGGCGCAAGGTCGCCGCAAAATCGGCTGGAAGATCGGCCTCACCAGCCGCGCCATGCAGCAGGCGCTGAATATCACCACACCGGACTCGGGCGTGCTCCTCGATGATATGGTGTTTGAAAATGCCAGCACCGTACCAGAGGGGCGGTTTATCCAACCCCGCGTCGAGGCCGAGATCGCCTTTGTGATGAAAGCGCCGCTCGCGGGCCGCGATTGCACCCACGACGACATCCTGAAGGCCACCGAGTATGTTGCCCCGTCATTGGAGATCCTCGACACCCGTATCCTGCGCGCCGATCCCGCCACGGGGCAGGCCCGCATTATCACCGACACCATCAGCGACAACGCCGCCAATGCGGGCATCGTGATGGGCAAGGCCAAACACGCGATCGACGCCTTTGATCTGCGCCGCGTCGGCGCAATCCTGAAACGCGATGGCGTGGTCGAGGAAACCGGATTGGGCGCGGGCGTTCTGGACGATCCTGTGACCTCCGTGCTGTGGCTTGCACGGCGCATGGCGGACTATGGACAACAGATCGAGGCAGGCGATATCGTCCTCTCCGGGTCGTTCATCCGCCCTGTGGAATGCCCACCCGGCACCCAGATCCATGCCGATTTCGCGGATTTCGGCTCGGTAGAAATTTCGTTTTCATAA
- a CDS encoding fumarylacetoacetate hydrolase family protein: protein MRFATYTAATETFYGVITDAGAIALSPEFPEWPTLREVIENKGLHTLAQAAKGRDVTHPLDQITYQIPVPRPEKIICVGVNFPNRNAEYKDGQDAPPNMSLFPRFARSFTGANHPLIRPPESPQLDYEGEIAIVIGKGGRRISEADAYDHIAAITLCNEGTIRDWVRHAKFNVTQGKNWDSSGAIGPWLVPFTAPAQLDDVRITTKVNGELRQDDRTSRMLFPIRRQIAYISTFTTLVPGDIIVTGTPTGAGARFDPPKFLKPGDVIEVEGEGIGILRNAVEDEA from the coding sequence ATGCGTTTTGCCACCTACACCGCCGCGACTGAAACCTTTTACGGTGTCATCACCGACGCAGGCGCAATCGCCCTATCGCCGGAGTTCCCCGAGTGGCCCACCCTACGCGAAGTGATTGAAAACAAGGGTCTTCACACCCTTGCCCAAGCGGCGAAGGGGCGGGATGTGACCCATCCACTCGACCAGATCACCTATCAGATCCCGGTGCCCCGCCCGGAAAAAATCATCTGCGTTGGTGTCAACTTTCCCAACCGCAACGCGGAATATAAGGACGGACAGGACGCCCCCCCCAACATGTCGCTGTTTCCACGATTTGCGCGCAGCTTTACCGGGGCGAACCACCCGCTGATCCGCCCGCCGGAAAGCCCGCAACTGGATTACGAGGGCGAGATCGCCATCGTCATCGGCAAGGGCGGACGCCGCATTTCTGAGGCAGACGCCTATGACCACATTGCCGCGATAACCCTCTGTAATGAAGGCACAATCCGCGACTGGGTGCGCCATGCCAAATTCAACGTGACGCAGGGCAAGAACTGGGACAGCTCCGGTGCCATCGGCCCGTGGCTGGTGCCCTTTACCGCGCCCGCGCAGCTTGATGACGTGCGCATCACCACCAAGGTCAATGGCGAGTTGCGTCAGGATGATCGCACCTCCCGGATGCTGTTCCCGATCCGCCGTCAGATCGCCTATATCTCCACCTTTACCACGCTGGTTCCGGGCGACATCATCGTCACCGGCACCCCCACCGGCGCAGGCGCACGGTTTGATCCGCCAAAGTTCCTCAAACCCGGCGACGTGATCGAGGTCGAGGGTGAAGGCATCGGCATTCTGCGCAACGCAGTAGAGGATGAGGCATGA
- a CDS encoding amidohydrolase family protein gives MLGTHLKLGLMSLCAATVAMGAAAQDVADTIYTGGPVLTMDDSAPRAEALAVREGRIAAVGSTEAVMALRGESTRVIDLEGATLLPGFVDAHGHVAAIGLQAMAANLLPAPDGRGNSIAELQDILRDFIDAQPERVERFGAVIGFGYDDSQLSELAHPTRHDLDAVAADIPVYIVHQSGHLAVANTAALALAGITAESEEMPGGVIRREADGKTPDGVLEETPHFVALGRILGGLDAEGSIEMVRAGVDLVASYGYTTAQEGRASTGQVQMMQALAAQPDGLKVDVVAYPDILIDRDFILEEQSFDYENGLRVGGAKLTIDGSPQGFTAWRDKPYYAPPPQMRSDYVGYPAASPDQVFDAIDWAYENDVQILTHSNGEAASDLLLAATGAAAEKHGNDDRRSVLIHGQFLREDQVDRIKALDIFPSLFPMHTFYWGDWHRDRTVGPEAADNISPTGWVLKRGMRFSTHHDAPVAFPDSMRVLDATVTRRSRSGDIIGAAHRVDPMTALKAMTIWPAWQHFEENTKGSLEVGKLADLVVLSADPTAIDPETIDQIRVLRTIKEDEVVYDASERDEGSLLQWRPVPGRIDTGSEMLRRAALMREIPQDLSGVRRRVALRAGSGPTHGATCVSGYLFATLTPGFERAKDRLIP, from the coding sequence ATGTTGGGTACTCATCTGAAATTGGGGCTGATGTCCCTCTGTGCGGCCACCGTTGCCATGGGCGCGGCGGCGCAGGACGTGGCGGACACGATATATACGGGCGGACCCGTGCTGACGATGGACGACAGCGCGCCGCGGGCCGAGGCGCTGGCAGTGCGCGAGGGGCGCATTGCGGCGGTTGGTTCCACCGAGGCCGTGATGGCGCTGCGCGGCGAGAGCACCCGTGTGATCGACCTCGAAGGGGCTACCCTGCTGCCGGGTTTTGTGGATGCACATGGCCATGTGGCGGCAATCGGCCTGCAGGCCATGGCGGCCAATCTCTTGCCCGCACCGGATGGGCGGGGCAACAGCATCGCCGAGCTTCAGGATATTCTACGCGACTTTATCGATGCTCAGCCCGAGCGGGTGGAGCGTTTTGGCGCTGTGATCGGGTTTGGCTATGACGACTCTCAGCTGAGCGAGCTGGCGCATCCGACGCGTCATGATCTCGATGCGGTTGCGGCGGATATTCCGGTCTATATCGTGCATCAGTCTGGCCATCTCGCGGTTGCCAATACCGCGGCGCTTGCGCTTGCGGGCATCACCGCCGAGAGCGAAGAGATGCCTGGCGGTGTGATCCGGCGCGAGGCCGATGGCAAAACCCCGGACGGGGTGCTCGAGGAAACCCCGCATTTTGTGGCGCTTGGCCGAATCCTCGGCGGGCTTGACGCGGAAGGCTCGATCGAGATGGTCCGCGCGGGCGTCGATCTCGTTGCCTCATATGGCTACACCACTGCACAGGAAGGGCGCGCGAGCACCGGGCAGGTGCAGATGATGCAGGCGCTGGCCGCGCAGCCGGATGGGCTGAAGGTCGATGTGGTGGCCTATCCCGACATCCTGATCGACCGTGATTTTATTCTGGAAGAACAGTCATTTGACTATGAGAACGGGCTGAGGGTCGGCGGCGCGAAGCTCACGATTGATGGCTCTCCGCAGGGGTTTACCGCCTGGCGGGACAAACCCTACTATGCGCCTCCGCCGCAGATGCGCAGCGACTATGTGGGCTATCCGGCGGCCAGCCCGGATCAGGTGTTTGACGCCATCGACTGGGCCTATGAGAACGACGTTCAGATCCTCACCCATTCCAATGGCGAAGCCGCCAGCGACCTGCTCTTGGCGGCAACGGGCGCAGCGGCCGAAAAGCACGGCAATGACGACCGCCGCTCGGTGCTGATCCATGGCCAGTTCCTGCGCGAGGATCAGGTGGACCGCATCAAGGCGCTCGACATCTTTCCCTCGCTCTTTCCCATGCACACGTTCTATTGGGGCGACTGGCATCGCGACCGCACCGTGGGGCCCGAGGCTGCGGATAATATCTCGCCCACCGGTTGGGTTCTGAAACGCGGCATGCGGTTCTCCACCCATCATGATGCGCCGGTCGCCTTTCCCGACTCGATGCGGGTGCTTGATGCGACCGTGACCCGGCGCAGCCGCAGTGGCGACATCATCGGTGCTGCGCATAGGGTTGACCCGATGACGGCGCTGAAGGCGATGACGATCTGGCCCGCATGGCAGCATTTTGAGGAAAACACCAAAGGCTCGCTCGAGGTGGGCAAGCTGGCGGATCTGGTGGTGCTTTCGGCGGATCCCACCGCGATCGATCCGGAAACCATCGATCAGATCCGGGTGCTGCGCACCATCAAAGAAGATGAGGTGGTCTATGACGCCTCCGAACGCGACGAGGGCTCCCTGTTGCAGTGGCGCCCGGTGCCGGGACGGATCGACACTGGCTCGGAAATGCTGCGCCGGGCGGCCCTGATGCGGGAAATCCCCCAGGACCTGAGCGGGGTGCGCCGCCGGGTGGCGCTGCGGGCGGGCAGCGGGCCGACCCATGGCGCGACCTGCGTCTCGGGGTATCTCTTTGCGACGCTCACGCCGGGGTTTGAGCGGGCCAAAGACAGGTTGATCCCCTGA
- a CDS encoding aspartate-semialdehyde dehydrogenase — protein sequence MGYRVVVAGATGNVGREMLNILAERQFPVDEIAVLASRRSLGTEVTFGDKTLKTQDLDTFDFTGWDMALFAIGSDATKKYAPKAAAAGCVVIDNSSLYRYDPDIPLIVPEVNPEAVHGYSKKNIIANPNCSTAQMVVALKPLHDRAKIKRVVVSTYQSVSGSGKDAIDELWDQTKAHYNPTDDYQRKVYPKDIAFNVIPHIDVFLDDGSTKEEWKMVAETKKIVDPSIKLTATCVRVPVFVGHSEAINIEFEDFLDEDEARDILREAPGIMVIDKREDGGYVTPKECVGDFATFISRIRQDSTLDNGLNLWCVSDNLRKGAALNAVQIAELLGREVLKKG from the coding sequence ATGGGTTATCGCGTCGTTGTCGCCGGCGCCACGGGGAACGTGGGCCGTGAAATGCTGAACATCCTGGCCGAGCGCCAGTTCCCGGTGGATGAGATTGCCGTTCTGGCATCCCGTCGTTCGCTGGGTACTGAGGTCACATTTGGCGACAAGACCCTGAAGACCCAGGATCTCGACACCTTTGACTTCACGGGGTGGGACATGGCGCTCTTTGCCATTGGTTCGGACGCCACGAAGAAATACGCGCCCAAGGCGGCGGCGGCGGGCTGTGTCGTGATCGACAACTCTTCGCTTTATCGCTACGACCCGGATATTCCGCTGATCGTGCCCGAGGTGAACCCGGAGGCCGTGCACGGCTATTCCAAGAAGAACATCATCGCCAACCCCAACTGCTCCACCGCGCAGATGGTTGTGGCGCTGAAGCCCTTGCATGACCGCGCCAAGATCAAACGCGTTGTGGTCTCGACCTACCAGTCTGTTTCCGGCTCCGGCAAGGACGCCATCGACGAGCTCTGGGATCAGACCAAGGCGCATTACAATCCGACCGACGATTACCAGCGCAAGGTCTACCCCAAGGACATCGCCTTCAACGTGATTCCGCATATCGACGTGTTCCTCGACGATGGCTCCACCAAAGAAGAGTGGAAGATGGTTGCGGAAACCAAGAAGATCGTGGACCCGTCCATCAAGCTGACCGCGACCTGCGTGCGCGTGCCGGTGTTTGTGGGCCATTCCGAGGCGATCAACATCGAGTTTGAGGACTTCCTTGATGAAGACGAGGCCCGCGACATCCTGCGCGAGGCACCGGGCATCATGGTGATCGACAAGCGCGAAGACGGCGGCTACGTGACGCCGAAAGAATGCGTTGGCGATTTTGCGACTTTCATCAGCCGCATCCGTCAGGACTCGACGCTGGATAACGGCCTGAACCTGTGGTGTGTGTCGGACAACCTGCGCAAGGGCGCCGCCCTCAACGCCGTGCAGATCGCAGAGCTGTTGGGCCGTGAAGTCCTGAAGAAGGGCTGA
- a CDS encoding aldolase/citrate lyase family protein has product MAAPINRFKEALKDGQRQIGCWCSFGEAVTTEVMGTAGFDWLVVDGEHAPNDIRSIRDQLVALATSPAEPVVRVPIGEAWIIKQVLDAGAQTVLVPMVETAEQAAELVRACHYPPHGTRGVGAAGARATRFGTTPDYIATADAQICVLLQVENRKGIENLDHILAVEGIDGIFIGPADLSTDMGHQGNSAHPEVRAVIADAISRIKAAGKAPGILGVTDEATQAYSDMGAQFLAVGLDVLVLAQGARTLAAKWR; this is encoded by the coding sequence ATGGCCGCGCCGATCAATCGTTTCAAAGAGGCCCTCAAGGATGGCCAGCGCCAGATCGGCTGCTGGTGCAGCTTTGGCGAGGCCGTCACCACCGAAGTCATGGGCACTGCAGGCTTTGACTGGCTGGTGGTCGATGGCGAACATGCCCCCAACGACATCCGCTCGATCCGCGATCAGCTGGTGGCGCTGGCAACCTCGCCGGCGGAACCGGTGGTGCGGGTCCCGATCGGCGAGGCCTGGATCATCAAACAGGTGCTGGATGCGGGCGCGCAGACCGTGCTGGTGCCGATGGTGGAAACTGCCGAACAGGCCGCCGAGCTGGTCCGCGCCTGCCACTACCCGCCCCATGGCACACGCGGGGTCGGCGCAGCCGGAGCGCGCGCGACACGCTTTGGCACCACGCCGGATTACATCGCCACAGCGGATGCGCAAATCTGCGTTCTCCTGCAGGTGGAGAACCGCAAGGGCATTGAAAACCTCGATCACATCCTTGCCGTGGAGGGCATCGACGGGATCTTTATCGGCCCTGCGGATCTCTCCACCGATATGGGGCATCAGGGCAACTCTGCCCATCCCGAGGTGCGCGCGGTGATTGCGGATGCGATCTCGCGGATCAAGGCCGCGGGCAAGGCGCCGGGGATCCTTGGCGTCACCGATGAGGCCACGCAGGCCTATTCGGACATGGGCGCGCAATTCCTGGCGGTAGGGCTGGATGTGCTGGTGCTGGCGCAGGGCGCGCGGACACTGGCGGCAAAATGGCGCTGA
- a CDS encoding carbonic anhydrase has translation MDYAKPLPHYLVTRYHGWKATSYEENQGWYRRLAKEGQRPRAMVISCCDSRVHVTSIFGADQGEFFIHRNIANLVPPYAPDGDHHGTSATVEYAVTVLKVAHLIVLGHSQCGGVQGCIDMCKGHAPALEEKTSFVGRWMDILKPRFASVEDIADPDEQARQFERQAVVASLENLMTFPFIDNAVKAGELSLHGLWTDIGEGGLECYDPKSNSFLQV, from the coding sequence ATGGATTACGCAAAGCCCTTGCCGCACTACCTGGTAACTCGTTACCACGGCTGGAAGGCCACCTCTTATGAGGAGAACCAGGGCTGGTATCGTCGGCTCGCCAAAGAGGGTCAGCGCCCGCGCGCCATGGTGATTTCCTGCTGCGACAGCCGGGTGCATGTGACCTCGATTTTTGGCGCCGATCAGGGCGAGTTCTTTATCCACCGCAATATCGCAAATCTGGTGCCACCCTATGCGCCCGATGGCGACCATCACGGCACCTCGGCCACGGTGGAATATGCGGTGACGGTGCTCAAGGTGGCGCATCTGATCGTGCTCGGTCACTCGCAATGTGGCGGCGTGCAGGGCTGTATCGACATGTGCAAGGGCCATGCGCCCGCGCTTGAGGAAAAGACCAGTTTCGTGGGGCGTTGGATGGACATCCTAAAGCCCCGGTTTGCCTCGGTCGAAGACATTGCAGACCCCGATGAGCAAGCGCGCCAGTTTGAACGTCAGGCGGTGGTGGCGAGCCTCGAGAACCTGATGACTTTTCCCTTTATCGACAATGCCGTAAAGGCGGGAGAGCTCAGCCTGCACGGGCTTTGGACCGACATTGGGGAGGGCGGTCTGGAGTGCTACGACCCAAAATCAAACAGCTTTCTTCAGGTCTGA
- a CDS encoding DUF3095 domain-containing protein: MTRADPFYDSLQKVQTFENLTGGTRFTPLPEEWYVGCCDIVDSTGLLARGQYKTVNMIGASAIAALMNAFDHAPFPFVFGGDGTSFAVPPHLADRARQELAKLRAWVAQEFDVALRAALLPVADLRDAGRDVRVARFAASSHLDYAMFDGGGLAWLEEEMKAGRYEIPAADPVAPPDLEGLSCRWDNVPAVNGEILSLLVLPHANTDPAAFDALVARILSEVSQTERAGHPLPAIGPKLRFPPPGLGIEARLLRGNAPAILRKLMLFFQSAFAGLIFLRGRPAGSFDPIHYRSTIATNADFRKFDDGLKMTLDCDAKTRTTLERLLKQAQAEGVARYGLHVQAEALVTCIVPSPLQDDHMHFVDGASGGYAQAAQMLKGAARD, from the coding sequence ATGACCCGCGCGGACCCGTTTTATGACTCCCTCCAGAAGGTTCAGACCTTTGAAAATCTGACTGGCGGCACCCGCTTCACCCCCTTGCCGGAGGAGTGGTACGTGGGCTGCTGCGATATTGTCGATTCCACCGGCCTGCTGGCACGCGGGCAGTATAAAACCGTCAATATGATCGGCGCATCGGCGATCGCTGCGCTTATGAATGCCTTTGACCATGCGCCTTTTCCCTTTGTCTTCGGCGGCGATGGCACGTCGTTTGCGGTGCCGCCGCATCTGGCAGATCGCGCGCGTCAAGAGCTGGCCAAACTGCGCGCCTGGGTGGCACAGGAGTTTGATGTCGCCTTGCGCGCCGCCCTTCTGCCGGTGGCGGACCTGCGCGATGCAGGGCGGGATGTGCGGGTGGCACGCTTTGCCGCCTCCTCGCATCTGGATTACGCCATGTTTGACGGCGGGGGGCTGGCGTGGCTCGAGGAAGAGATGAAAGCGGGCCGCTACGAGATCCCTGCCGCCGACCCGGTCGCCCCCCCTGATCTTGAAGGGCTCTCGTGCCGCTGGGACAATGTGCCCGCCGTCAATGGCGAGATCCTGTCACTTCTGGTGCTGCCGCATGCCAACACCGATCCTGCTGCCTTTGATGCTCTGGTGGCACGGATTCTGTCCGAAGTGTCCCAGACCGAGCGCGCCGGCCATCCGCTGCCGGCCATCGGTCCCAAGCTCAGATTCCCGCCGCCCGGACTGGGGATTGAAGCCAGGTTGCTGCGCGGCAATGCCCCCGCAATTTTGCGCAAATTGATGCTGTTTTTTCAGTCCGCTTTTGCAGGTCTGATATTCCTGCGCGGGCGCCCGGCCGGGTCTTTTGACCCGATACACTACCGCAGCACGATTGCGACAAACGCAGATTTCCGAAAATTTGACGACGGGTTGAAGATGACTCTGGACTGCGACGCCAAAACCCGCACAACGCTCGAGCGTTTGCTGAAACAGGCGCAGGCCGAGGGGGTCGCGCGCTATGGGTTGCATGTTCAGGCCGAAGCGCTTGTGACCTGCATCGTCCCCTCGCCCTTGCAGGACGACCACATGCATTTTGTCGATGGCGCATCAGGCGGCTACGCGCAGGCTGCGCAGATGCTCAAGGGCGCCGCGCGGGACTGA